The Aquidulcibacter paucihalophilus genome has a window encoding:
- a CDS encoding prolyl oligopeptidase family serine peptidase encodes MNRLILSAAIPALMLAACAGAPATMEVPMLTVADVPRPLLAPPPHMPADLSPAGVRAADDHLALEEVNGTEAMAFVAGENQRALAALTGDRRYETFRRQAEAILTATDRIPGPSFLGDGIGNFWQDAANPKGIWRRTTLDSYRSANTRWETILDIDALARAEGRDWVFKGADCLAPDETRCLISLSDGGKDAVVVREFDTTTRRFVDGGFSLPEGKHRLEWLDRDTLLVATDFGAGTLTESGYPFIVKSLRRGQTLAQATEVYRGDIGDGGYGVSPSVYRDRAGAVQAVLISRPLDTFRSETWELVDGRPVKLNLPERVSVYGVQGGSFILSPDEDWARPGRSHKAGSLLAICIPCVRPTSGPVVITNQVETIFEPTERQSIGGVRVMHDRVVVAISDNVVGRLAVFHNRGEFGWPRTDIVVPDNVDVSLGDSSKSRGEFFVSTQGFLTPQTLSLATVTATAEVVRQAPARFDASTHVTEQFEARSSDGTMIPYFVTRPRDMVMDGSAPTILFGYGGFQVSFPPAYKPEMGKLWLENGGVFVQANIRGGGEFGPQWHQSVLNENRQLAFDDFAAVAADLHRRGISSPRRTGIYGRSNGGVLTSVSITQHPELFHAAVIESPLIDMLRYHELPAGASWIGEYGDPRIPEEAAWIARYSAYQNLRPGADYPRVYITTNTRDDRVHPGHSRKFAARLGEMGYDHLYYEETSGGHSNDADPIANARRWARHYVYLAQQLMD; translated from the coding sequence ATGAACCGACTGATCCTGTCCGCCGCTATCCCGGCGCTGATGCTCGCGGCCTGTGCGGGCGCGCCGGCGACGATGGAGGTCCCGATGCTGACCGTGGCGGACGTGCCGCGTCCGCTGCTGGCCCCCCCGCCGCACATGCCCGCGGACCTGTCCCCCGCGGGCGTCCGCGCCGCCGACGACCATCTGGCGCTGGAGGAGGTCAACGGGACCGAGGCCATGGCCTTCGTCGCCGGCGAGAACCAGCGCGCCCTCGCCGCCCTGACCGGCGACCGCCGCTACGAGACCTTCCGCCGGCAGGCGGAGGCGATCCTGACCGCCACCGACCGCATCCCCGGCCCCAGCTTCCTCGGCGACGGCATCGGAAACTTCTGGCAGGACGCGGCCAATCCCAAGGGCATCTGGCGGCGGACGACGCTGGACAGCTACCGCTCGGCCAATACCCGCTGGGAGACGATCCTCGACATCGATGCCCTCGCCCGCGCCGAGGGCCGCGACTGGGTGTTCAAGGGTGCCGACTGTCTGGCCCCGGACGAAACCCGCTGCCTGATCAGCCTGTCCGACGGCGGCAAGGATGCGGTGGTGGTGCGCGAGTTCGACACGACCACCCGACGCTTTGTCGACGGTGGCTTCAGCCTGCCCGAGGGCAAGCACCGGCTGGAATGGCTGGACCGCGACACCCTGCTGGTGGCGACGGACTTCGGTGCCGGCACCCTGACCGAGAGCGGCTATCCCTTCATCGTCAAATCGCTGCGCCGCGGCCAGACGCTGGCGCAGGCGACGGAAGTCTATCGCGGCGACATCGGAGACGGCGGCTACGGGGTCAGTCCGAGCGTCTATCGCGACCGCGCCGGCGCGGTGCAGGCGGTGCTGATCAGCCGTCCGCTCGACACCTTCCGCTCGGAAACCTGGGAACTGGTCGACGGCCGTCCGGTCAAGCTGAACCTGCCCGAGCGGGTCAGTGTCTATGGGGTGCAGGGCGGGTCCTTTATCCTGTCGCCGGACGAGGATTGGGCGCGGCCCGGACGGTCGCACAAGGCCGGCTCCCTGCTGGCGATCTGTATTCCCTGTGTCCGCCCCACAAGCGGTCCGGTGGTGATCACCAACCAGGTTGAGACCATCTTCGAACCCACAGAGCGCCAGTCGATCGGGGGCGTCCGGGTCATGCATGACCGGGTCGTGGTGGCCATCTCGGACAATGTCGTCGGCCGCCTCGCCGTATTCCATAACCGCGGCGAATTCGGCTGGCCGCGCACGGACATTGTCGTGCCGGACAATGTCGACGTTTCGCTGGGCGACTCCTCGAAGTCGCGTGGCGAATTCTTCGTCTCGACACAGGGCTTCCTGACGCCCCAGACCCTCAGCCTGGCGACGGTCACCGCGACGGCCGAGGTCGTCCGGCAGGCTCCGGCCCGTTTCGACGCCTCCACCCACGTCACCGAACAGTTCGAGGCCCGGTCCTCGGACGGGACCATGATCCCCTATTTCGTCACCCGCCCGCGCGACATGGTGATGGACGGATCGGCCCCGACCATCCTGTTCGGCTACGGCGGCTTCCAGGTCAGTTTCCCGCCCGCCTACAAGCCCGAGATGGGCAAGCTGTGGCTCGAGAACGGCGGCGTCTTCGTCCAGGCCAACATCCGCGGCGGCGGGGAGTTCGGACCGCAGTGGCACCAGTCGGTGCTGAACGAGAACCGCCAGCTGGCCTTCGATGATTTCGCGGCGGTGGCAGCCGACCTGCACCGGCGAGGCATCAGCTCGCCACGCCGCACCGGCATCTATGGCCGTTCCAACGGCGGGGTCCTGACCTCGGTGTCGATCACCCAGCATCCGGAGCTGTTTCATGCGGCGGTGATCGAGAGCCCGCTGATCGACATGCTGCGCTACCACGAACTGCCTGCCGGGGCCTCGTGGATCGGCGAATATGGCGACCCGCGCATCCCGGAAGAGGCGGCGTGGATCGCCCGCTACTCCGCCTATCAGAACCTTCGTCCGGGTGCGGACTATCCGCGCGTCTACATCACCACCAACACCCGCGATGACCGCGTCCACCCCGGCCATTCGCGCAAGTTTGCCGCGCGGCTGGGCGAGATGGGCTATGACCACCTCTATTACGAAGAGACGTCAGGCGGTCACTCCAACGACGCCGACCCGATCGCCAACGCCCGCCGCTGGGCGAGGCATTACGTCTATCTGGCGCAGCAGTTGATGGATTGA
- a CDS encoding MarR family winged helix-turn-helix transcriptional regulator yields MVKSGNKPKRGGSLAASPSHLMHRVLQLALDIYSEETGPDGLTQRQFAVLEAVSQKSGLTQTDLVRATGIDRSTLADLVSRMTTKGLLDRVKSAVDARAKAVSLSVAGQAALDAARPKVEAADKRILALLPKAKRDGFLDLLAELAGEADAAPDKAKAEARAAKKAARDAKKLAKKAAKPAKVKAEKPAKAPKAEKPAKPKKAKVVEPA; encoded by the coding sequence ATGGTCAAGTCCGGGAACAAGCCGAAGCGCGGCGGCAGCCTCGCTGCGTCGCCCAGCCATCTGATGCACCGTGTGCTGCAGCTGGCGCTCGACATCTATTCAGAAGAAACCGGCCCCGACGGCCTGACCCAGCGTCAGTTCGCCGTGCTGGAGGCCGTGTCGCAGAAGTCCGGCCTGACCCAGACCGATCTGGTCCGAGCCACGGGGATCGACCGCTCGACCCTCGCTGACCTCGTCTCGCGCATGACGACCAAGGGCCTGCTGGACCGGGTGAAGTCGGCCGTCGACGCCCGCGCCAAGGCGGTCAGCCTGTCGGTAGCCGGCCAGGCTGCGCTGGACGCCGCCCGCCCGAAGGTCGAGGCCGCTGACAAACGCATCCTCGCCCTGCTGCCCAAGGCCAAGCGCGACGGCTTCCTGGACCTGCTGGCCGAACTGGCCGGCGAGGCCGACGCAGCCCCGGACAAGGCCAAGGCCGAGGCCCGCGCGGCCAAGAAGGCCGCGCGCGACGCGAAGAAGCTGGCCAAGAAGGCGGCCAAACCGGCCAAGGTGAAGGCCGAGAAACCGGCCAAGGCTCCCAAGGCCGAAAAGCCCGCCAAGCCGAAAAAAGCCAAGGTCGTCGAGCCGGCTTAG